Below is a genomic region from Ictalurus punctatus breed USDA103 chromosome 12, Coco_2.0, whole genome shotgun sequence.
atttaacttaaaacacacacacacacacacacacacacacacacacacacacacacacacacacacacacacacacacctccttttAAACTGCAACTGAACCACGTCAAATAAACACAAGATTCTCTGATTAATAAAGATTTTATAATTTACTTGAAACCGAGATTTTACAGTGAGGTTCAGGGCTTCAGCTAAATTCTAGAGACACCGGAAATAAACGACACGTGATCCAAACCCAGATGATTTTAATCTTACTGCATGTTTAAAACAGGAACTAGTGGCTTTCCCTCAGGAAAAGGGATTGGCTGTagagaaacacagacaaatATAAGTAGTTACAGTgctcatcgtcatcatcatcatcacagtcAGTTAaactgcatcaataaaggtaaTTGTCCATTTTTCCCCcgacttttttttgtgtgtaaatttatagCATTTATAGGTCATGTGAAGCATTATTTATtatcttaaatataaaaaaggCTCACACACCTTACATGTGCATCAgtgacgattttttttttaacgtttctGCCTATTAGTCAATTTTAAAAGTATAAACTGGTCCTGACacttaaaaagacaaaaacatttatattgtaCAACTTAAAGTGCTCACCGATGTAcagcaataaaatgaaaaataaaatatcaaatttaaTTTGATAAATTTACAAGCAATAATCAAAATGGTTATTTCCATGGTCGGTCGTTAAGCACTTTGTGTTGTGAAATATTCATGAAACACgctgaataaacatttattaggCGTACTCTGGCCTGTAATTATTTATATCTCAGATAGCGATAGCGACAGCTCAgtaaacaccactctatatttCTCACCTCTTCTCGCTCTCTCCCCATGATGATGTCCAGGTTGTTGAGATAGGAGTCCTTCATGCTCTCCAGCATTTCCTGGTGTtccttcctcttctccttcACTTCTTTTGATTCCCTCACCCTGTCCCAATCTTCTTCACTCTACAGACAGACACGAAAAAACAGCATTTGTCAGCCAAGCTTTACAGGCTTAAACCTTGTTCatttacattaaacataacGGTAATCTTTCACTAATCCCCAATATTTAACCCACATTTCAGAATGTACAGAATAACCTGCTCCTGAGAAGTTACATGAACCTTTTCATGcagtttattttaattgttttaattgtagaaattatattttcctgtaatgttAGTCTAAGAAAAAACATGGTGATATTGTTGatgctaaaaatatatatggcCTGAGACTGTTGCATGACGCAGCTGATTAGAGgtaaaaacaaactaaactatttttatctttaataaaacaaacataaaaggCATCAATTAAAGAGTCTGcaccaaaatgttttttaattaaataatgtttaattatataatttttatattaggAAATTATTTACAATTCACTATAATTGCTAAACATAaaattgttaaattaaataaaataataaaaaaagatgctCACTGGAGAATTTAATCTGTGGTATTGTGTAAAAGGTTTGTAAAGATCTATCAGAGGTGTTCAGAAAAGCAAACAGCCTCTGATTTATGTTAAATTACACTTGGCATCTTTTCTTAAAAACAGCCTCGAATTGATTCTCGATTAAGTGTAGACACTTTACATGAAAGAGTTCATTTAGTGTGAATTTAAATGATAAACAGTGATGAACTCACCATGTCCTCAAAGCTTTGCCCACTGTAATACTGTTCGGTTCCTGGAAACTGGAGGCCATTCTTAAACAGCTCTTCCAGGTTGTTAGAGACGAGATGCAGCCTGTTACCTTCAAAAGCAAACACCTTCCCGTCCTCACACACCATCAGCACCAGCTCATCGTTGGGGGAGTTACAGGGGAACTTCTCAACAACACCAATCACCTCCATGAACATGTGATCTGGGAGGTAGAACTGCTCCCACTCATCGACCATGTCGGGCTCATCTTTGTACGATGTTTCTTCCAAAGTTCCGACCTTGAAACTGTACTTTTCTACCTTTTTCAGTTTAATCTCTGACCCCCTGTTATCTGAAGCAACTTTTCTGATCTTCTGGAGATAAAGCTTCACCCCATCTAAACAAGCATAGAATTAATCACAACCACACATCACACCGACACTTATTTATACTATTTAACATCAGAGTTTGGTCGTAGACATGTTTATAAACATTTACCGTTTTTGAGATCCGGAAGAAGGAAGTCCTTCTGAATTTCATCTTGTTTACTAAATAGGCAGAGAGAAGAAACCACACAGTCTtcgaattttattattattattattatttaagagtCTCAGCTAGGAGTAAGAAAACCTACTCACCTCATTTCTGATGATGATCTGGTGATCACAGGAAGATACTGATAGAAGAACTGCACTCCCTAATACGCGTGAGAAATCGGACAGAAATACGCAGTCAACTGAGAATAACAACGCGCATGCGCACATCAGCCAGAGGGCGGACTTTCAGTTTCGGTCATTTAAAAAGAGCAAATCACCAGAAAAGCCTTCAGTCGGTCCGTAAacattatttatgttatttgatTAGTCACTATAtataacaatgtgtgtgtgcgcgcgcgacagagagagacttcctcttcctccccATATGATACCGTGTAGAAGCACTGTCCTCTAGCGGACAACTCGAGACATAACACCTGTCCGTGTTGCCATGTCCGCTGTTTTTACACCAGCGATAGGAGCCCACTCCTGTAAAACATTACATTCTATTTGGAAAATCTCTAATGGCCTgattcctggagatctaccttgcCGAAGACttcccacctgaccatctaatcactgcATTAataagttcttgatcaactaatacagatgtgttagattttggttcctgcaggaaggtagatgtCAAAGAACAGGGTCGGTGACCACTGCCCTATAGCATAGCTATCTACTACTGTAGTACAGGGGTTCCCATGGGGGGATCTCAAGTACACGATATATTTTCTGCAATGTCAaacccttaaaaaaaataaagaaaactgtGGAACTTGTTTAAGTAAAGCTCACCCCTCCATCCTCTGATCttcatttcctgttcctggCACTGCATATACATTACATTGAAATTAACATTTAGAATGTAAAAATGACACATTCACCGGtctttaattcatttttgtACACATGGACCGTGTTGAGTGAGAACTTGGGGA
It encodes:
- the LOC108272747 gene encoding uncharacterized protein LOC108272747, producing MSKQDEIQKDFLLPDLKNDGVKLYLQKIRKVASDNRGSEIKLKKVEKYSFKVGTLEETSYKDEPDMVDEWEQFYLPDHMFMEVIGVVEKFPCNSPNDELVLMVCEDGKVFAFEGNRLHLVSNNLEELFKNGLQFPGTEQYYSGQSFEDMSEEDWDRVRESKEVKEKRKEHQEMLESMKDSYLNNLDIIMGREREEPIPFPEGKPLVPVLNMQ